From a region of the Suncus etruscus isolate mSunEtr1 chromosome 11, mSunEtr1.pri.cur, whole genome shotgun sequence genome:
- the LOC126023012 gene encoding olfactory receptor 6C2-like: MRNHTAITTFILLGLTDDPQMQILLFVFLLIAYMLSITGNLIIILLTTVDARLKTPMYYFLKNFSFLEMLFTSVAIPQFLYSLATGDRTINFYACACQLFFAYLFGVTEFFLLATMSYDRYVAICKPLHYMTIMNHRLCQQLLSFCWVITILILVPLVSLVMGLEFCDCNVIDHFACDANAIISISCSDTNFIEKLIIICAAFILIVTLMFVVWSYTCIIQTILRFPSAKQRQKAFSTCSSHMIVVSITYGSLIFIYIKPTTKDEMNLNKGIILLVTSISPMINPFIYSLRNQQVIQALNDLVKKLLSRN; encoded by the coding sequence ATGAGAAATCACACAGCAATAACCACGTTCATTCTTCTGGGACTGACTGATGACCCACAAATGCAGATTCTGCTTTTTGTATTTCTACTTATTGCCTACATGCTGAGTATTACAGGAAACCTAATTATCATCCTTCTCACAACAGTGGATGCCCGCCTCAAAACTCCCATGTactattttctgaaaaatttttcCTTCTTAGAAATGTTATTCACTTCTGTTGCCATTCCTCAATTCTTATATAGTCTAGCAACAGGTGATCGAACAATTAACTTTTATGCTTGCGCATGTCAATTATTTTTTGCATATCTCTTTGGTGTGACAGAATTTTTCCTCTTGGCCACTATGTCCTATGATCGATATGTAGCCATCTGTAAGCCTCTTCACTACATGACAATCATGAACCACCGTCTCTGTCAACAACTTCTCTCCTTCTGTTGGGTGATTACAATACTAATCTTAGTTCCACTTGTTAGCTTGGTAATGGGACTAGAATTTTGTGATTGTAATGTCATTGACCACTTTGCTTGTGATGCTAATGCTATTATAAGTATTTCATGCTCAGATACAAACTTTATAGAGAAGTTAATTATTATTTGTGCTGCATTTATACTCATTGTCACACTCATGTTTGTGGTATGGTCCTACACTTGTATTATTCAAACTATCCTTCGATTCCCTTctgcaaaacaaagacaaaaggcaTTTTCTACTTGTTCCTCTCACATGATTGTGGTTTCCATAACTTATGGCAGCCTTATCTTTATCTATATTAAACCTACAACAAAAGATGAAATGAATCTTAATAAGGGAATCATATTGTTAGTTACTTCCATATCCCCTATGATAAACCCATTTATTTACTCCTTGAGGAACCAACAAGTAATACAAGCATTAAATGATTTAGTCAAAAAACTTCTTTCAAGGAATTAA